Proteins encoded together in one Impatiens glandulifera chromosome 1, dImpGla2.1, whole genome shotgun sequence window:
- the LOC124919770 gene encoding uncharacterized protein LOC124919770 isoform X3: MKIQPVDINFKPVDDSFQNESVSKPVVKSRLRRLFERQFPARYPAAETQVLVKNGSGEFDPSSVCLAKMVQNFIEYGSDKMETQTHKCKSKSCNRFNMNNNCSDSSEEDMDSSSDACQVLKCTCVSERNLLADTSRIIENKKIYKRKDEYCRKIVRDDLIALGYDASICKTRWEKTPICAAGEYEYVDVLVEGERMIIDIDFGSEFEIVRSTKTYKSILQKLPNIFVGKSDRLQMIISIVSEAAKQSLSKKGMHFPPWRKAEYVNAKWLSPCTRTKPNNIDKIPIKLGKENFNSMETEEEKKWELPKVRIQKKASLAGGKMVTGLTSAINDKP; the protein is encoded by the exons atgaagattcaACCTGTGGATATCAATTTCAAACCAGTAGATGATTCATTTCAGAATGAATCTGTATCGAAGCCTGTGGTTAAATCGCGGCTGAGGAGGCTGTTTGAGCGTCAGTTTCCGGCGAGGTATCCGGCAGCTGAAACACAAGTTTTAGTAAAGAATGGTTCCGGTGAGTTCGATCCTAGCTCTGTTTGTTTAGCTAAGATGGTACAGAATTTCATTGAATATGGAAGTGACAAGATGGAAACACAAACCCATAAATGTAAATCTAAAAGCTGCAATCGATTCAACATGAACAACAACTGTAGCGATAGCTCGGAGGAAGACATGGATTCATCTTCTGATGCATGTCAAGTCCTGAAG TGTACATGTGTTAGTGAAAGAAATCTGCTGGCGGATACTTCGAGAATCATCGAGAACAAGAAGATTTACAAACGGAAAGATGAATATTGCAGGAAGATAGTTAGAGATGATCTTATTGCACTTGGATATGATGCTTCTATTTGTAAAACTCGATGGGAAAAAACACCCATTTGTGCTGCAG GTGAATATGAATATGTAGATGTGTTGGTAGAAGGTGAGCGGATGATAATCGACATAGACTTTGGATCGGAGTTTGAAATTGTTCGATCAACAAAAACTTACAAATCCATCCTCCAGAAACTTCCAAACATATTCGTGGGGAAATCTGACCGTCTCCAGATGATAATCTCCATTGTTTCTGAAGCTGCAAAACAGAGTCTGTCTAAGAAAGGTATGCATTTCCCTCCATGGAGAAAAGCTGAATATGTGAATGCTAAATGGCTCTCTCCCTGCACTCGAACCAAACCCAACAACATTGATAAGATACCCATCAAACTCGGGAAAGAAAATTTCAATTCCATGGAGA CAGAAGAGGAGAAGAAATGGGAACTGCCCAAGGTTAGAATTCAGAAGAAGGCTTCTTTGGCTGGAGGGAAGATGGTGACTGGTTTAACTTCTGCCATCAACGACAAGCCCtaa
- the LOC124919770 gene encoding uncharacterized protein LOC124919770 isoform X1 → MKIQPVDINFKPVDDSFQNESVSKPVVKSRLRRLFERQFPARYPAAETQVLVKNGSGEFDPSSVCLAKMVQNFIEYGSDKMETQTHKCKSKSCNRFNMNNNCSDSSEEDMDSSSDACQVLKSLVQCTCVSERNLLADTSRIIENKKIYKRKDEYCRKIVRDDLIALGYDASICKTRWEKTPICAAGEYEYVDVLVEGERMIIDIDFGSEFEIVRSTKTYKSILQKLPNIFVGKSDRLQMIISIVSEAAKQSLSKKGMHFPPWRKAEYVNAKWLSPCTRTKPNNIDKIPIKLGKENFNSMETEEEKKWELPKVRIQKKASLAGGKMVTGLTSAINDKP, encoded by the exons atgaagattcaACCTGTGGATATCAATTTCAAACCAGTAGATGATTCATTTCAGAATGAATCTGTATCGAAGCCTGTGGTTAAATCGCGGCTGAGGAGGCTGTTTGAGCGTCAGTTTCCGGCGAGGTATCCGGCAGCTGAAACACAAGTTTTAGTAAAGAATGGTTCCGGTGAGTTCGATCCTAGCTCTGTTTGTTTAGCTAAGATGGTACAGAATTTCATTGAATATGGAAGTGACAAGATGGAAACACAAACCCATAAATGTAAATCTAAAAGCTGCAATCGATTCAACATGAACAACAACTGTAGCGATAGCTCGGAGGAAGACATGGATTCATCTTCTGATGCATGTCAAGTCCTGAAG TCTTTGGTCCAGTGTACATGTGTTAGTGAAAGAAATCTGCTGGCGGATACTTCGAGAATCATCGAGAACAAGAAGATTTACAAACGGAAAGATGAATATTGCAGGAAGATAGTTAGAGATGATCTTATTGCACTTGGATATGATGCTTCTATTTGTAAAACTCGATGGGAAAAAACACCCATTTGTGCTGCAG GTGAATATGAATATGTAGATGTGTTGGTAGAAGGTGAGCGGATGATAATCGACATAGACTTTGGATCGGAGTTTGAAATTGTTCGATCAACAAAAACTTACAAATCCATCCTCCAGAAACTTCCAAACATATTCGTGGGGAAATCTGACCGTCTCCAGATGATAATCTCCATTGTTTCTGAAGCTGCAAAACAGAGTCTGTCTAAGAAAGGTATGCATTTCCCTCCATGGAGAAAAGCTGAATATGTGAATGCTAAATGGCTCTCTCCCTGCACTCGAACCAAACCCAACAACATTGATAAGATACCCATCAAACTCGGGAAAGAAAATTTCAATTCCATGGAGA CAGAAGAGGAGAAGAAATGGGAACTGCCCAAGGTTAGAATTCAGAAGAAGGCTTCTTTGGCTGGAGGGAAGATGGTGACTGGTTTAACTTCTGCCATCAACGACAAGCCCtaa
- the LOC124919770 gene encoding uncharacterized protein LOC124919770 isoform X2, which yields MKIQPVDINFKPVDDSFQNESVSKPVVKSRLRRLFERQFPARYPAAETQVLVKNGSGEFDPSSVCLAKMVQNFIEYGSDKMETQTHKCKSKSCNRFNMNNNCSDSSEEDMDSSSDACQVLKSLVQCTCVSERNLLADTSRIIENKKIYKRKDEYCRKIVRDDLIALGYDASICKTRWEKTPICAAGEYEYVDVLVEGERMIIDIDFGSEFEIVRSTKTYKSILQKLPNIFVGKSDRLQMIISIVSEAAKQSLSKKGMHFPPWRKAEYVNAKWLSPCTRTKPNNIDKIPIKLGKENFNSMEKEEKKWELPKVRIQKKASLAGGKMVTGLTSAINDKP from the exons atgaagattcaACCTGTGGATATCAATTTCAAACCAGTAGATGATTCATTTCAGAATGAATCTGTATCGAAGCCTGTGGTTAAATCGCGGCTGAGGAGGCTGTTTGAGCGTCAGTTTCCGGCGAGGTATCCGGCAGCTGAAACACAAGTTTTAGTAAAGAATGGTTCCGGTGAGTTCGATCCTAGCTCTGTTTGTTTAGCTAAGATGGTACAGAATTTCATTGAATATGGAAGTGACAAGATGGAAACACAAACCCATAAATGTAAATCTAAAAGCTGCAATCGATTCAACATGAACAACAACTGTAGCGATAGCTCGGAGGAAGACATGGATTCATCTTCTGATGCATGTCAAGTCCTGAAG TCTTTGGTCCAGTGTACATGTGTTAGTGAAAGAAATCTGCTGGCGGATACTTCGAGAATCATCGAGAACAAGAAGATTTACAAACGGAAAGATGAATATTGCAGGAAGATAGTTAGAGATGATCTTATTGCACTTGGATATGATGCTTCTATTTGTAAAACTCGATGGGAAAAAACACCCATTTGTGCTGCAG GTGAATATGAATATGTAGATGTGTTGGTAGAAGGTGAGCGGATGATAATCGACATAGACTTTGGATCGGAGTTTGAAATTGTTCGATCAACAAAAACTTACAAATCCATCCTCCAGAAACTTCCAAACATATTCGTGGGGAAATCTGACCGTCTCCAGATGATAATCTCCATTGTTTCTGAAGCTGCAAAACAGAGTCTGTCTAAGAAAGGTATGCATTTCCCTCCATGGAGAAAAGCTGAATATGTGAATGCTAAATGGCTCTCTCCCTGCACTCGAACCAAACCCAACAACATTGATAAGATACCCATCAAACTCGGGAAAGAAAATTTCAATTCCATGGAGA AAGAGGAGAAGAAATGGGAACTGCCCAAGGTTAGAATTCAGAAGAAGGCTTCTTTGGCTGGAGGGAAGATGGTGACTGGTTTAACTTCTGCCATCAACGACAAGCCCtaa